The Pieris rapae chromosome 19, ilPieRapa1.1, whole genome shotgun sequence DNA segment CCCGTAAGACTAGATATACAACAACTACAACACTAAAACAACATTTACGGCACAGTTATAGGCAAAAACATTTGTGGATCGCCTAATTTTGGTTCAAAACGAATGTTAACTTTGGTATCACCGTCTCCTACTTCTAAAAAGCTATTCCAATCTAGCATCCAATAGAAGCCGTTTTTCTTTGGTGGTGGTATTTCTGAGTCTCCAGGAGTTTCGGGTGCTGGACCTCCAAATGAAGCTTCAAGGTCTGATATAGATGCGCCAGCATCTGATCCTACAGATGCTGAGTCCGATGCATCGCTTTTACTATCTGATGTCACCGTTGTAGTTTCCTCTATACTTTTACCATCAGTTGTGTCTGTTTCATTAGTTTGCCTCTTTGCAGGATCACTTTGCAATACTGCTTTTTCTTGTTCTATTGGATCAAGCCCTTCATTTAAAGGAATTACTTTGACTGAATCATAGTCGATTGGTTCATAGTTGGGTTGTGGAATGGATTTTGGCTTTCTAACCGGTAAATCAAGAGGCAACACTGTTTCTTTGGAGTTTGATGCAGCTGTATCCAGCTCAAATGGAAATTCTGGTTGCAACGGTTCATAGAGGAAGCTACTctctgattttttatttgcggTGGCAGCTTTTAAATCAGCAGGGGAAATCAAATCATATGTAAGAAGAATATTTTCTGGTAGGTCTACATTACCGTCTACAATTTTAGCT contains these protein-coding regions:
- the LOC110996928 gene encoding uncharacterized protein LOC110996928, whose protein sequence is MKLLWCCVVAAFLSTINAAIDVEKTVKQVQSILTSNDLLPKLSRDEILQLLNDIREEDAKATTPKVRLTSRELKTTTPYRIDNENEINPVTQSPEKFKEKKVQFSSMTGSKIESTTKSSAQTLTVVFPYTPRDGSSLQELYTRPPRIEVVQENLTPKPIRKSNSARSLKETLTNNAKVATEPKSDFPAELQAFLDAHGLKGNPEKDHFLLPLDGFKPLPPAKIVDGNVDLPENILLTYDLISPADLKAATANKKSESSFLYEPLQPEFPFELDTAASNSKETVLPLDLPVRKPKSIPQPNYEPIDYDSVKVIPLNEGLDPIEQEKAVLQSDPAKRQTNETDTTDGKSIEETTTVTSDSKSDASDSASVGSDAGASISDLEASFGGPAPETPGDSEIPPPKKNGFYWMLDWNSFLEVGDGDTKVNIRFEPKLGDPQMFLPITVP